One Vibrio neonatus genomic window carries:
- the crcB gene encoding fluoride efflux transporter CrcB — MGQFATLGFIAIGGAFGACSRYLISELCVLLLGRGFPYGTLTVNIVGSFIMGTLIALFENEVIAVDPWRQIVGLGFLGALTTFSTFSMDNVLMFQQGDYWKAGLNILLNVVFSISAAMIGFHLVFKN; from the coding sequence GTGGCGCTTTTGGTGCTTGTTCACGTTATTTAATATCTGAACTTTGCGTACTTCTTTTAGGCCGAGGTTTTCCTTATGGTACGTTAACCGTAAATATTGTTGGCTCATTTATAATGGGTACGCTTATTGCGTTATTTGAAAACGAAGTGATTGCTGTAGACCCATGGCGTCAAATCGTTGGGCTTGGCTTCCTTGGTGCCTTAACTACCTTCTCAACATTCTCTATGGATAATGTTCTTATGTTCCAACAAGGTGACTATTGGAAAGCGGGTCTAAATATTCTACTCAATGTTGTGTTTAGTATCTCTGCTGCAATGATCGGTTTTCATCTTGTGTTCAAAAACTGA
- a CDS encoding HesA/MoeB/ThiF family protein yields MLTDKEFVRYQRQIMLPEIGEQGQQSLLNAKALIVGCGGLGSAVALQLAGAGVGKLVLCDDDSVEISNLHRQLSYRESDLGSSKAISLANQVRQLNSSTNVRSVNRRMSLDSLLLEVSMADLVVDCSDNFPTRQDINKACFSNTTPLVSGAAIGWDGQLAYFDYQGEKAPCYHCLYPFTESNQATKCSESGVMGPNVNMIASLQSMLAIRALIEPETLNAAELIVFQGRTMTQQKFEIAKDDTCAVCNKEVIDD; encoded by the coding sequence ATGCTCACTGATAAGGAATTTGTACGTTATCAACGGCAAATAATGTTGCCTGAGATCGGAGAGCAAGGACAGCAGTCACTACTAAACGCCAAGGCGCTCATTGTTGGTTGTGGTGGTTTAGGCAGTGCTGTGGCACTGCAACTGGCAGGTGCTGGGGTAGGTAAGCTAGTTCTTTGTGATGATGACAGCGTAGAAATTAGTAACTTGCACCGACAATTAAGCTATCGCGAATCCGACCTTGGTAGCTCAAAAGCTATCTCTCTAGCTAATCAAGTTCGCCAGCTAAATTCCTCAACCAATGTACGCAGTGTTAATCGACGTATGAGCTTAGACTCCTTGCTGTTAGAAGTTAGCATGGCTGATCTGGTTGTTGACTGCAGTGACAACTTTCCTACCCGACAAGATATCAATAAGGCCTGCTTTTCTAATACCACGCCGTTAGTTTCTGGTGCTGCTATAGGTTGGGATGGTCAGCTTGCGTATTTTGATTATCAAGGGGAGAAAGCACCTTGCTATCACTGCCTATATCCATTTACCGAATCTAACCAAGCAACCAAATGTAGTGAATCAGGTGTGATGGGACCAAACGTAAATATGATTGCGAGCTTGCAATCGATGCTTGCGATACGTGCGCTTATTGAACCTGAAACACTGAACGCGGCAGAGTTAATCGTCTTTCAAGGACGCACTATGACTCAACAGAAATTTGAAATTGCTAAAGATGACACCTGTGCCGTCTGCAATAAGGAAGTAATTGATGACTGA
- a CDS encoding aminopeptidase P family protein: MPSQINSRVTDFRNWLNTNKLDAFIVPHEDEFLGEYIPEHNERLHWLTGFTGSAGAAVVTTEDAAIFVDGRYTVQVTKQTPSDVFSYQHLIQTPPIAWIQANLKAGSKVGIDPKMHSARWLNAAKQALAEDYDLIYFENNPVDELWSDRPAVALSALRLMGNEWVGVGSQEKRANIAALLKENKADSAVLTALDSICWLLNIRGSDISRLPAALSHAIIHNDGQLEFFIDQERVPAEFNQHVGEGVTLFSPSQLKERLANLNSKKVILDPATSNAWFGIVLNEVGAEVLPIADPCRLPKATKNSVEALGMKNCHVRDGVAMVKFLSWFDSENAKGQYHDEAQIADQLEAFRREDESLADLSFDTISAASNNAAMCHYNHNNEPAPSVVYDNSMYLVDSGGQYPDGTTDITRTIAIGQPTSEMKKQFTLVLKGHIALAEARFPKGTCGHQLDILARQHLWAQGFDYDHGTGHGVGHFLSVHEGPQGISKNYNNIPLEVGMVLSNEPGYYRTDEFGIRIENLEIVVEIETQGDFSVLGFESLTRAPIDKRNIDQSLLTAHEIEWLNEYHQKVWNDLSPLVDGDVKQWLQQATLAL; encoded by the coding sequence ATGCCATCTCAGATTAATAGCCGTGTTACGGATTTCCGCAACTGGTTAAACACAAATAAGCTTGATGCTTTTATTGTTCCCCACGAAGATGAGTTCTTAGGTGAATACATTCCAGAGCACAACGAACGTTTACATTGGCTAACAGGTTTCACGGGCTCTGCTGGGGCCGCTGTTGTTACAACTGAAGATGCCGCTATCTTTGTTGACGGACGCTACACCGTTCAGGTAACTAAGCAAACTCCATCTGACGTATTTTCATATCAGCACCTAATTCAAACCCCTCCTATCGCTTGGATTCAAGCTAATTTAAAAGCGGGTAGCAAAGTAGGCATTGACCCTAAAATGCATTCTGCCCGTTGGTTAAATGCAGCCAAACAAGCATTAGCTGAAGATTACGACCTTATCTATTTTGAGAACAATCCTGTTGATGAGCTTTGGAGCGACCGACCTGCTGTTGCCCTATCCGCTCTTCGTCTAATGGGTAACGAATGGGTCGGAGTTGGTAGCCAAGAAAAACGCGCCAACATTGCGGCTTTATTAAAAGAGAACAAAGCTGACAGTGCCGTACTGACAGCATTAGATTCAATCTGTTGGTTGCTCAACATTCGTGGTAGTGACATATCAAGATTACCAGCAGCGCTATCACACGCCATTATTCATAACGACGGCCAGCTTGAATTCTTCATTGATCAAGAGCGTGTGCCTGCTGAGTTTAATCAGCATGTTGGAGAAGGCGTCACTCTATTCTCACCAAGCCAACTAAAAGAACGCTTGGCTAATTTGAATAGCAAAAAAGTTATCCTAGATCCTGCAACAAGCAACGCATGGTTTGGCATTGTTCTGAATGAAGTAGGTGCAGAAGTTCTGCCTATCGCAGATCCTTGTCGACTACCTAAAGCGACCAAAAACAGTGTCGAAGCATTAGGTATGAAAAACTGTCATGTTCGCGATGGTGTGGCGATGGTTAAGTTCTTATCTTGGTTTGATTCAGAAAATGCCAAAGGCCAATATCACGATGAAGCACAGATTGCAGACCAACTTGAAGCCTTTAGACGTGAAGATGAGTCTCTAGCAGATCTTAGCTTTGATACTATTTCAGCGGCTTCAAATAATGCTGCTATGTGCCACTACAACCACAACAACGAACCGGCTCCAAGTGTCGTGTACGATAACTCTATGTATCTTGTGGATTCAGGCGGTCAATACCCAGACGGCACCACAGACATCACTCGTACTATTGCAATTGGTCAACCGACTTCGGAAATGAAGAAACAATTTACCTTGGTACTTAAAGGTCACATTGCTTTAGCCGAAGCTCGATTCCCGAAAGGCACTTGTGGTCATCAATTGGATATTCTTGCTCGTCAACATTTATGGGCGCAGGGTTTTGATTACGACCATGGTACTGGTCATGGTGTAGGACACTTTTTAAGTGTGCATGAAGGCCCGCAAGGCATCTCTAAAAACTACAATAACATCCCATTAGAAGTTGGTATGGTTCTTTCAAATGAACCAGGATATTACCGAACTGATGAGTTTGGTATCCGTATTGAAAACCTAGAGATCGTGGTGGAAATCGAAACTCAAGGCGACTTCTCTGTGCTTGGATTTGAATCCCTAACTCGTGCACCGATCGATAAACGTAATATCGACCAGTCACTTCTAACCGCGCATGAGATTGAATGGCTTAATGAGTATCATCAAAAAGTGTGGAATGACTTATCACCACTAGTTGATGGCGATGTGAAGCAATGGTTGCAACAAGCAACTCTAGCTCTCTAG
- a CDS encoding thiazole synthase: MLKIADKTFNSRLFTGTGKYANNQLMASSITASESELVTMALKRVDVFDKQDDILGSLNNIGVNLLPNTSGAKNAQDAIFAAHLAREALQTNWLKLEIHPDPKYLMPDPIETLKAAEQLVKDGFVVLPYCHADPVLCKRLEEVGCAAVMPLGAPIGTNKGLASIDFLKIIIEQANVPVIVDAGIGAPSHAAQAMEMGADAVLVNTAMATAGDPIAIGRAFKLAVEAGRIAYESGLGAQQVKAMASSPMTAFLDSSYEAKL; encoded by the coding sequence ATGTTGAAAATAGCAGATAAGACATTTAATTCACGACTGTTTACCGGCACGGGTAAGTACGCAAACAACCAATTAATGGCATCATCAATTACAGCTTCTGAATCCGAACTGGTGACTATGGCATTGAAGCGTGTAGACGTGTTCGACAAGCAAGATGATATTCTAGGTTCATTAAACAATATTGGCGTGAATTTATTACCCAATACTTCAGGCGCTAAGAATGCGCAAGATGCGATATTTGCCGCGCATTTAGCAAGAGAAGCCTTGCAAACGAACTGGCTTAAACTAGAGATTCATCCTGACCCTAAGTACTTGATGCCTGATCCAATCGAAACACTAAAAGCGGCAGAGCAGTTGGTGAAAGATGGCTTTGTAGTATTACCTTACTGTCATGCTGACCCTGTGTTATGCAAGCGCCTAGAAGAAGTAGGTTGCGCTGCTGTGATGCCACTTGGTGCTCCTATTGGCACCAATAAAGGATTGGCCTCAATTGATTTCTTAAAGATCATTATCGAACAAGCAAATGTTCCGGTGATTGTTGACGCAGGAATTGGCGCTCCATCTCATGCGGCGCAAGCAATGGAAATGGGCGCAGATGCCGTTTTGGTCAATACCGCGATGGCAACTGCTGGCGATCCGATTGCAATTGGTCGTGCTTTTAAGTTAGCGGTAGAAGCGGGTAGGATTGCTTACGAGTCTGGCTTAGGTGCACAACAAGTTAAAGCAATGGCATCGAGCCCTATGACTGCATTTCTTGATTCCTCATACGAGGCGAAACTATGA
- the thiS gene encoding sulfur carrier protein ThiS yields MTDISITINDKSITLGADSTLVDVLENQGLPTQGCAIALNNKVVPQSKWDSIKLQKGDTLSVFRAIAGG; encoded by the coding sequence ATGACTGATATTTCAATAACCATCAACGATAAGTCGATAACACTGGGTGCTGATAGTACCTTAGTCGACGTATTGGAAAACCAAGGATTGCCAACCCAAGGCTGTGCAATTGCTCTAAACAATAAAGTTGTTCCACAATCAAAATGGGACAGCATCAAGCTACAGAAGGGCGACACTCTTTCTGTATTTCGCGCGATAGCTGGAGGCTAA
- a CDS encoding DoxX family protein has translation MNSSIQTQYQAYQNIVSNLQRIAVPLLLLFCRLWVAWVFFNSGLVKISTWDSTLFLFEYEYQVPLLPWEIAAYIGTATELIIPVLLALGLFTRLFAAILFVFNIMAVVSYPALWANGFYDHQLWGLMILINVIWGAGLFSADHILSKTFFNRNKLNSNK, from the coding sequence ATGAACAGTAGCATTCAAACTCAATATCAAGCCTATCAAAATATAGTATCCAACTTACAACGCATAGCGGTTCCGTTACTACTATTGTTCTGTAGACTTTGGGTGGCGTGGGTATTTTTCAATTCAGGCTTAGTTAAAATAAGCACCTGGGACAGCACTTTATTTTTATTTGAATACGAATATCAAGTGCCATTACTGCCATGGGAAATAGCAGCATATATAGGAACGGCTACTGAGCTTATTATCCCTGTACTTCTTGCTTTAGGATTATTCACTCGACTATTTGCTGCCATTTTATTTGTATTTAATATCATGGCGGTAGTGTCTTACCCAGCCCTTTGGGCAAATGGTTTTTATGACCATCAGCTTTGGGGCCTAATGATTCTCATCAATGTAATATGGGGAGCAGGATTATTCTCCGCAGACCATATACTTAGCAAAACATTTTTTAATCGCAATAAGCTAAATAGTAATAAGTAG
- a CDS encoding thiamine phosphate synthase yields the protein MESPLTSFIQSPNATPAFHAAVDSVIECARDAGFTNLITEYKQGDNFAISLAAPEQSYNLVVDDSESSQQSIAIYDQNNQHIASITTLFTQGKDIVRLGNGTQFEWDYVLAEYSTTRDSYIAWLLVSLSLGFTIEDSALTSRSAQHVSCETWPSDIRYFPRLRNNNLATTVRKQTRCFGLYPVVDSIELVEELATCGVEILQLRIKDKAASDVSDDVKRAIQIGKERGVDIVINDYWGLALEHGASCIHLGQEDLAELEDSSLLDSDIGLGISTHGYFEIINALQYKPSYLALGHIFPTTTKDMPSSPQGLIKLKLYQALISSIGKQRGSLLPSVAIGGIDLARAPKVIDTGVSSVAVVRAVTLADDKKKAVDQFQVLFNSEHSVDGVTNAH from the coding sequence ATGGAATCCCCACTTACTAGCTTTATACAATCCCCCAATGCTACTCCAGCTTTTCACGCAGCGGTTGACTCTGTTATTGAGTGCGCACGTGATGCTGGTTTTACAAACCTAATTACTGAATACAAGCAAGGCGATAACTTTGCTATTAGTCTAGCTGCCCCAGAGCAATCCTATAATTTAGTTGTAGATGACAGTGAATCATCACAACAATCTATTGCCATTTACGATCAAAATAACCAACACATCGCTTCTATCACAACTTTGTTTACACAAGGCAAAGACATTGTCCGCTTAGGCAATGGCACTCAGTTTGAATGGGACTATGTGTTAGCTGAGTACTCGACAACACGCGATAGTTACATTGCTTGGTTACTGGTTTCACTTTCTCTTGGATTTACGATTGAAGATTCTGCGCTAACTTCTCGTAGTGCACAGCATGTTTCATGTGAAACATGGCCATCGGATATCCGCTATTTTCCCCGCTTAAGAAACAATAATCTCGCGACAACAGTTCGTAAACAGACGCGATGCTTTGGTCTATATCCAGTAGTAGACAGCATAGAATTAGTGGAAGAGTTAGCTACTTGTGGTGTGGAAATTTTACAGCTCAGAATAAAAGACAAAGCAGCCAGTGACGTTTCTGATGATGTAAAACGTGCTATTCAAATAGGCAAAGAACGTGGTGTTGATATCGTTATCAATGATTACTGGGGACTTGCTTTAGAGCATGGAGCATCCTGTATTCATCTAGGCCAAGAGGACTTAGCTGAGCTAGAAGATAGCAGTCTATTGGATAGCGATATCGGTTTAGGTATCTCAACTCATGGCTATTTCGAGATTATTAATGCCTTGCAGTACAAACCTTCATACCTTGCATTGGGGCATATATTCCCAACCACCACCAAAGACATGCCTTCATCTCCGCAAGGACTAATCAAACTCAAACTATACCAAGCCCTTATTTCATCTATTGGTAAGCAAAGAGGATCACTCCTACCTAGTGTTGCGATTGGTGGTATTGATTTAGCGCGTGCGCCTAAGGTGATCGATACTGGTGTTTCGAGTGTGGCAGTGGTTAGGGCTGTAACATTAGCGGATGATAAGAAGAAAGCAGTCGATCAATTTCAAGTGTTGTTTAACTCTGAACACTCAGTGGATGGAGTGACCAATGCTCACTGA
- the tsrA gene encoding H-NS-like global regulator TsrA has product MALTTYEMARRLEQLEESPEKVMYGKLLVELGNQSEERIRSAAKQLPLTTLKDIVYQFQKVIESRKGEQVELMAQQLSKDGITIEDLKAFLNK; this is encoded by the coding sequence ATGGCACTAACGACTTACGAAATGGCTCGCAGATTAGAGCAACTTGAAGAGTCTCCAGAAAAAGTAATGTATGGTAAATTACTGGTAGAGCTCGGCAATCAAAGTGAAGAAAGAATTAGAAGTGCAGCTAAGCAACTCCCATTAACCACTCTTAAAGATATCGTATATCAGTTTCAAAAAGTGATTGAATCAAGAAAGGGTGAGCAAGTGGAATTAATGGCTCAGCAATTATCTAAAGATGGAATCACTATTGAAGATCTGAAAGCTTTTTTAAATAAATAG
- a CDS encoding HvfC/BufC N-terminal domain-containing protein, with the protein MISLATLQANFAQSLIYQGAAEHCDIHSDHFSAEQRMQVYRNNVILSLSDVLKAVYPNTLAMVGEECFEQMARQHVLTTPSTSGNVSHYGQGFYKTICQFPKVLEIAPYLTELARFEALCDELQNRVDNQQHIDCLPLSALTNLAEDQQPHIRLTSNIGVASFDSSIAVFDLMAGIERRSFDGLEIQQAQSGFISIKPNGQIHYKALNADNYQLLLAIEAQRPLSQIDEPLLPYISSLVEEGIIAGFLMPTSAKINTRNGYEQ; encoded by the coding sequence ATGATCTCTCTTGCCACGCTACAAGCCAACTTCGCTCAGTCACTGATTTACCAAGGTGCTGCGGAACATTGCGATATACATAGTGACCACTTCTCGGCAGAGCAACGTATGCAAGTGTATAGAAACAACGTTATTCTCAGTTTGAGCGATGTACTTAAAGCTGTTTACCCAAATACACTCGCCATGGTTGGAGAGGAATGCTTTGAGCAGATGGCAAGACAACATGTGTTAACCACACCCTCAACGAGCGGAAATGTGTCTCATTACGGACAAGGGTTTTATAAAACCATTTGCCAATTTCCCAAAGTGTTAGAAATTGCACCCTACTTAACTGAACTGGCGCGTTTTGAAGCCTTATGTGATGAACTACAAAACAGAGTCGATAATCAACAACACATCGACTGTTTGCCTTTATCTGCCCTTACTAACCTAGCAGAGGATCAACAGCCGCATATTCGCCTAACCAGCAATATTGGGGTTGCTAGCTTTGATTCTAGTATCGCTGTCTTTGATCTCATGGCAGGCATTGAACGTCGTTCATTTGATGGTTTAGAGATACAACAAGCTCAATCTGGTTTTATCTCTATTAAGCCCAATGGGCAGATCCACTACAAAGCTCTAAACGCCGATAACTATCAACTTCTTTTAGCCATAGAAGCGCAACGCCCACTCTCACAAATTGATGAGCCGTTATTGCCTTATATTTCGTCTTTGGTGGAAGAAGGTATCATTGCAGGGTTTTTAATGCCTACAAGCGCTAAAATCAATACAAGGAATGGATATGAACAGTAG
- the bufB gene encoding MNIO family bufferin maturase, with protein MHNNIHGAVGVGLRHPHLDFFEQNPGHLSWLEVHSENFFEVNSLARKQLRSIRQQHDISCHGVGLSLGSVQTPDSSHLQALVDLVDELQPTMVSDHLSWSENGGVHFNDLLPLPYTEEALQVFVRNVMQVQDALQRPLLIENPSSYLRFNHSTISEWEFLNEVQRRTDCHLLLDLNNIYVSSLNHGFDAQHYLNAITHSAVKEIHLAGFTVKEIQNQKIWIDTHSTHVCKEVWDLYRTWNQTNPTIPTLIEWDTDIPEPQVLLAEAQKASIIINEISNVQVA; from the coding sequence ATGCATAATAATATTCATGGCGCTGTCGGAGTTGGGTTACGTCATCCACATTTGGATTTCTTTGAACAGAACCCAGGACATCTCTCTTGGCTAGAAGTGCACAGTGAAAATTTTTTTGAAGTAAATTCTTTAGCGCGCAAACAACTAAGAAGCATACGTCAGCAACACGATATTTCATGCCATGGTGTTGGGCTCTCTCTAGGCTCAGTACAAACACCAGATTCTTCACACCTACAAGCATTAGTCGACCTAGTCGATGAACTGCAACCAACAATGGTGTCCGATCATTTAAGTTGGAGCGAAAACGGCGGTGTGCATTTCAATGATTTACTTCCGCTTCCTTACACCGAAGAAGCTTTGCAGGTTTTTGTACGTAATGTGATGCAAGTGCAAGACGCCCTACAACGCCCCCTGCTAATCGAAAACCCAAGCAGTTACCTAAGATTTAATCATTCAACAATTTCGGAATGGGAGTTTTTAAATGAAGTTCAGCGCCGTACTGATTGCCATTTACTGCTCGATCTAAACAATATTTATGTCTCGTCACTGAATCATGGTTTTGACGCACAACATTACCTAAACGCCATCACACACAGTGCAGTAAAAGAGATACACCTTGCGGGGTTCACCGTAAAAGAAATTCAAAATCAAAAAATATGGATTGATACGCACAGCACGCACGTATGCAAAGAAGTGTGGGATTTATACCGTACTTGGAATCAAACCAACCCAACAATACCTACTTTAATTGAATGGGATACAGATATCCCTGAGCCGCAGGTTTTGCTCGCCGAGGCACAAAAAGCGTCCATCATCATAAATGAAATTAGCAATGTGCAGGTGGCGTGA
- the thiH gene encoding 2-iminoacetate synthase ThiH — MSFVDVFKSIDWSESYLSIMSKTSTDVERALAKTKLDLEDFKALISPAAEPYLENMAQLSYQKTRQRFGSTIGLYVPLYLSNLCSNDCTYCGFSMNNRIKRKTLTKEEIDLEVNVLKAMKFDSVLLVTGEHQKKVGMEYFRQAVPQIKEQFNYLAMEVQPLEQGQYAELKGLGLDAVMVYQETYNPSTYAEHHLKGSKTDFYYRLETPDRLAKAGIDKIGIGALIGLDNWRVDSMFVACHLDYLEKTYWKTRYSISLPRLRPCEGGVQPKSILNDKQMVQLICAYRLFNQHVDISLSTRESASFRDNILPLGVTTVSAASKTQPGGYAVDIDDQELEQFEISDERTALEVESAIRSRGFEPVWRDWTSIYSG; from the coding sequence ATGAGTTTTGTCGACGTATTCAAATCGATAGATTGGAGTGAAAGCTACCTGTCTATTATGTCCAAAACCTCTACTGATGTAGAAAGAGCTTTGGCTAAAACGAAGTTAGATCTTGAAGACTTTAAAGCGCTCATTTCGCCTGCGGCAGAACCATACTTAGAAAACATGGCTCAGCTTTCTTACCAAAAAACGAGACAGCGTTTTGGCTCTACCATTGGTTTATATGTGCCTCTGTATCTTTCAAATCTTTGTTCTAATGATTGTACGTACTGCGGGTTCTCAATGAACAATCGCATTAAGCGTAAAACGCTGACTAAAGAAGAGATTGATTTAGAAGTTAATGTACTAAAAGCAATGAAATTCGACAGCGTACTTTTAGTCACTGGTGAGCATCAGAAAAAAGTCGGTATGGAATATTTCCGCCAAGCCGTGCCTCAGATAAAAGAACAATTTAATTATCTGGCCATGGAAGTGCAGCCTCTTGAACAAGGGCAATATGCTGAACTGAAAGGTCTTGGCTTGGATGCGGTCATGGTTTACCAAGAGACGTACAATCCATCCACGTATGCAGAGCATCACCTAAAAGGCTCAAAGACAGACTTTTACTATCGACTAGAAACTCCTGATAGATTGGCTAAAGCTGGAATAGATAAGATAGGTATTGGTGCATTAATTGGCTTAGATAACTGGCGAGTGGATAGCATGTTTGTTGCTTGTCATCTTGATTATCTAGAGAAGACATATTGGAAAACTCGCTATAGCATTTCACTGCCAAGGCTAAGACCTTGCGAGGGGGGTGTACAACCTAAGTCGATATTGAATGACAAACAGATGGTGCAATTGATTTGTGCTTATCGTCTATTCAACCAACATGTGGATATCTCTTTATCTACTCGTGAATCAGCTTCATTTAGAGACAACATCTTACCGCTAGGTGTTACTACTGTCTCGGCGGCATCTAAGACTCAGCCAGGTGGTTATGCAGTTGATATCGATGATCAAGAACTGGAGCAATTTGAAATATCAGATGAGCGAACAGCGTTAGAAGTTGAATCTGCAATTCGCAGTCGCGGTTTTGAACCGGTATGGAGAGATTGGACGTCGATTTATTCTGGTTAG
- a CDS encoding BufA1 family periplasmic bufferin-type metallophore, whose product MKKSNLAVTAAVTGLLALGGTMLTATHAVAAEKEKCYGVAKAGKNDCATKTSSCAGTSKEDHQKDAFVVVPKGLCDKLAGGSMSSS is encoded by the coding sequence ATGAAAAAGTCTAATCTTGCAGTTACAGCGGCAGTTACTGGTTTACTGGCTCTAGGTGGCACTATGCTTACCGCAACCCACGCCGTAGCAGCAGAAAAAGAGAAATGCTATGGAGTGGCAAAAGCAGGGAAAAATGACTGCGCAACGAAAACCAGTTCTTGTGCAGGAACATCAAAAGAAGATCATCAAAAAGATGCCTTTGTTGTGGTACCAAAAGGACTATGTGACAAGTTAGCTGGCGGAAGTATGTCGTCATCGTAA